From Psychrobium sp. MM17-31, the proteins below share one genomic window:
- a CDS encoding 4'-phosphopantetheinyl transferase superfamily protein, which yields MTQASALPQRTIEQHHIDIYLVEPQSLSSDVLFQYKQIISREESDKAQKKYSDDGKRDALITRGLVRSVLSQYADIEATDWQFDKGWNGKPFIQEVNSQPTELEFNLSHAHQLIALAVTKNTPVGIDVEYTKRKSDTKKLAPRYFSAAETAALQSLPDDEQQRGFYDYWTLKESYIKACGDGLAAPLHQFSFDVSDKENIVLSFDEARDDNSDHWQSKLYTVSDDHKMALTVNTSPQMPLSVRLFKLNENGKAIECQLPF from the coding sequence ATGACTCAGGCCAGCGCTTTGCCACAACGCACTATAGAACAACATCACATCGACATTTACCTCGTCGAGCCACAAAGCTTATCCAGTGATGTGCTTTTCCAGTATAAGCAAATAATCAGCCGTGAAGAAAGTGACAAGGCGCAAAAAAAGTATAGCGATGATGGCAAGCGCGACGCGCTAATTACCCGTGGTCTTGTGCGCAGTGTATTATCACAATACGCAGATATTGAAGCGACCGACTGGCAGTTTGACAAAGGCTGGAACGGTAAGCCTTTCATTCAAGAGGTTAATAGCCAACCAACTGAGCTTGAATTTAACCTCTCCCATGCCCACCAGCTGATTGCCTTAGCAGTCACTAAAAATACACCTGTCGGCATTGATGTCGAATACACCAAACGCAAAAGCGACACCAAAAAACTCGCGCCACGTTATTTTAGTGCCGCCGAAACAGCAGCGTTACAGTCACTGCCAGATGATGAGCAACAACGTGGATTTTACGATTATTGGACACTCAAAGAGTCATACATCAAAGCCTGTGGCGATGGCTTAGCCGCCCCACTGCATCAATTTAGTTTTGACGTAAGTGATAAAGAGAATATAGTTTTAAGCTTCGATGAAGCCCGAGATGACAATAGCGACCATTGGCAGAGCAAGCTTTACACAGTGAGTGACGATCACAAAATGGCATTGACGGTTAACACCTCACCGCAAATGCCGCTTAGCGTGCGACTATTCAAACTCAATGAAAACGGTAAAGCAATCGAGTGTCAGCTACCTTTTTAA
- a CDS encoding type II toxin-antitoxin system RelE/ParE family toxin has product MTYKLKFVPAAQKEWSKLATPIKHQFKKKLKERLENPHVPASKLRGYDSVYKIKLRTAGYRLAYEVIDDEIVVYVLAIGKRDKDAIYKKLAARFD; this is encoded by the coding sequence ATGACCTATAAGTTAAAATTTGTTCCCGCTGCCCAAAAAGAGTGGAGTAAGTTAGCAACTCCCATAAAGCACCAATTTAAGAAGAAATTAAAAGAACGTCTCGAGAATCCTCACGTGCCCGCATCTAAATTACGTGGCTATGATTCGGTATATAAAATAAAACTACGCACCGCAGGTTATCGTTTAGCTTATGAAGTTATTGATGATGAAATTGTTGTCTATGTGCTTGCGATCGGCAAAAGAGATAAAGACGCAATTTACAAAAAGCTAGCAGCACGATTTGATTAG
- a CDS encoding MBL fold metallo-hydrolase, with amino-acid sequence MRHQVIPVTAFAQNCSILWCDETKEAAVVDPGGDIEKLVAFINQQQLHVKQVLLTHGHLDHVGATADVASAYNVPVIGPHQGDAFWIDNLAQQAQMFGFATPNNFTPTTWLNDGDVVEVGKQSLNVVHCPGHTPGHVVFYHQASNRAWVGDVIFAGSIGRTDFPQGNHQQLIDSICNKLWPLGNEVEFICGHGPNSTFGKERASNPLVGDRVTGRA; translated from the coding sequence TTGAGGCATCAAGTTATTCCCGTGACCGCATTCGCGCAAAATTGTAGTATTTTGTGGTGTGACGAAACTAAGGAAGCGGCGGTTGTCGATCCCGGCGGTGATATCGAGAAATTAGTGGCGTTTATTAATCAGCAACAACTTCATGTTAAGCAGGTGTTGTTAACACATGGGCACCTTGATCATGTTGGTGCTACTGCTGATGTTGCTAGCGCTTATAACGTGCCTGTGATTGGCCCTCATCAAGGCGATGCATTCTGGATTGATAATCTCGCGCAGCAAGCGCAAATGTTTGGTTTTGCTACCCCGAATAATTTCACGCCGACAACATGGCTTAATGATGGTGACGTGGTTGAGGTTGGTAAGCAATCACTTAACGTTGTGCATTGTCCGGGCCATACTCCTGGTCATGTGGTGTTTTATCATCAAGCAAGCAATCGCGCTTGGGTTGGTGATGTAATTTTTGCTGGTTCAATTGGTCGCACTGATTTTCCACAAGGCAATCATCAGCAACTTATCGATTCTATTTGCAATAAATTATGGCCGTTAGGTAACGAGGTGGAGTTTATTTGTGGTCATGGACCTAATTCCACTTTTGGCAAAGAGCGTGCATCGAATCCTTTAGTTGGTGATCGTGTAACGGGGCGAGCTTAA
- the dbpA gene encoding ATP-dependent RNA helicase DbpA gives MQSTSFSQLPLNASLLENLKTLSYNEMTPIQAQSLPPILEGKDVIAQGKTGSGKTAAFGLGLLNNLDVKKFRVQSLILCPTRELADQVAKEIRKLARAIHNIKVLTLCGGTPMGPQIGSLEHGAHILVGTPGRIEDHLRKGRIDLKHLNTLVLDEADRMLEMGFVDALDLIFSLCPPKRQNLLFSATFPDGVKPIAKKLMNDPVSIEVASTHDDNSINQAFFLVDDNRHRAHAVRLLLQDTQSESTVIFCATKRDVQDVASNLKDYGFSVLALHGDLEQRDRDQTLIRFANKSASILVATDVAARGLDIDSLDTVINYHVSPDPEVHVHRIGRSGRAGAKGRAYSLFSEKEYNKIARIEEFTNITVEPSDLPNNSVLDKPLLKPAMATLQIDGGKKQKVRAGDILGALTGKGGIAGKDVGKINLADNWAYVAVAASKAQIALRKISEGKLKGRSFRVRKIK, from the coding sequence GTGCAATCAACTAGCTTTTCTCAATTGCCTCTCAACGCATCGCTGCTAGAGAACTTAAAAACCTTGTCATATAACGAGATGACGCCAATTCAAGCACAAAGTCTGCCGCCGATTTTGGAAGGCAAAGACGTGATTGCTCAAGGTAAAACAGGTTCTGGTAAAACTGCCGCCTTTGGTCTTGGATTGCTTAACAACCTTGATGTAAAAAAGTTTCGCGTACAATCGCTAATCTTATGTCCTACTCGCGAACTCGCCGACCAAGTTGCTAAAGAAATCCGTAAACTGGCGCGCGCGATTCACAACATCAAAGTACTAACGCTATGTGGCGGCACACCGATGGGGCCGCAAATTGGTTCACTTGAGCACGGCGCACACATCCTCGTTGGCACACCGGGACGTATCGAAGATCACCTGCGCAAAGGTCGTATCGACTTAAAGCATCTCAACACGCTAGTACTAGATGAAGCAGATCGTATGCTAGAAATGGGCTTTGTTGATGCCCTTGATTTAATTTTCTCGCTTTGCCCACCAAAGCGTCAAAACTTATTGTTTTCAGCGACTTTCCCTGACGGCGTAAAACCAATCGCTAAAAAGCTAATGAACGACCCAGTATCGATTGAAGTGGCCTCAACCCACGATGACAACTCAATCAATCAAGCGTTTTTCCTTGTCGACGACAACCGTCATCGTGCACACGCCGTACGTTTATTACTGCAAGACACGCAAAGTGAATCTACGGTTATCTTCTGTGCTACCAAGCGCGATGTACAAGATGTCGCTAGTAATCTAAAAGATTACGGCTTTAGCGTCCTCGCTCTACACGGCGATCTAGAGCAGCGCGATCGCGACCAAACCCTAATTCGCTTTGCCAATAAAAGCGCCTCAATCTTGGTTGCCACCGACGTTGCTGCACGCGGTTTAGACATCGACAGTCTCGATACGGTAATCAACTATCACGTGTCGCCAGATCCAGAAGTACACGTTCACCGCATCGGTCGCAGTGGCCGTGCAGGCGCTAAAGGCCGCGCGTATTCGCTGTTTAGCGAGAAGGAATACAACAAAATAGCCCGTATCGAAGAATTCACTAACATCACCGTCGAGCCAAGCGATTTGCCAAACAACAGCGTATTAGATAAGCCACTGCTAAAACCGGCCATGGCAACGCTGCAAATCGATGGTGGTAAAAAGCAAAAAGTCCGCGCAGGCGATATCCTAGGCGCACTAACAGGCAAAGGCGGCATCGCGGGTAAAGACGTAGGAAAAATCAACCTAGCCGACAACTGGGCCTACGTCGCCGTAGCCGCCAGCAAAGCCCAAATCGCATTGCGCAAGATTAGTGAAGGTAAACTTAAGGGACGCAGTTTCAGAGTCCGTAAGATTAAATAA
- a CDS encoding rhodanese-like domain-containing protein, whose product MKQMLLVLTTIMTLLISVNSANAEQASREQIAWQDINNGVLVIDVRSAKEFASGHIKNALNIPHDIAVKQFTALGINKDRRVVLYCRSGNRSGKAIAALTKAGYTNLHNGGGYQGLMTQKQ is encoded by the coding sequence ATGAAACAAATGCTATTAGTACTAACCACAATAATGACCCTATTAATCAGCGTAAATAGCGCCAATGCCGAGCAAGCATCTCGCGAACAAATCGCATGGCAGGATATTAATAACGGCGTATTAGTGATCGACGTGCGCAGTGCTAAAGAGTTTGCTAGCGGCCATATCAAGAACGCCCTAAATATTCCACACGATATTGCCGTAAAACAATTTACCGCATTAGGCATCAATAAAGATCGCCGCGTTGTTCTGTACTGCCGCAGCGGTAACCGCTCAGGTAAAGCGATTGCGGCGCTAACTAAAGCTGGTTACACCAATCTTCATAACGGTGGTGGTTATCAAGGACTCATGACACAAAAACAGTAA
- a CDS encoding type II toxin-antitoxin system Phd/YefM family antitoxin, producing MRQVLADCSASISELKKNPTALLNEADGSAIAILNHNKPAAYLVPAETYEFLMEMIDDYELSKLVENRRDDLSDAVEVNIDDL from the coding sequence ATGAGACAGGTTTTAGCTGACTGTTCAGCAAGTATTTCAGAATTAAAGAAAAACCCAACTGCACTTTTAAATGAGGCAGATGGTTCTGCTATTGCTATTTTGAATCACAATAAGCCCGCAGCGTATTTAGTACCAGCTGAAACTTATGAATTCCTAATGGAAATGATTGATGATTACGAGCTTTCTAAGCTTGTTGAAAACCGCAGAGATGATTTATCAGACGCTGTGGAAGTTAACATCGATGACCTATAA
- a CDS encoding POTRA domain-containing protein: MLKLADKESYTLRSGILIISLLFAASAFAATAKDEPRAKTLSTVKQQCQWHLKVPVPDSEFQTPPIEIPKFLDGKKIGDIQYTRYNVFSDDDSVSLNWLYQWLNGIHTVTKEKVIEQELSFKRGESFSEVKVRESERLLRNQKFLYDARIEPVSLCNDTVDLRIATRDTWSITPAFNVSHNGDETKTRASITESNFLGTGKLISIARSKDDQRSEFAFIYRDPNVGGTHIQNELEISDNSDGHRHFIAINKPFYSFASVDSYGVSYLNEKREDPLYLNKDKLTDIGHELKHYSAYWGHSNGYHKDKTTRWRYGVSFVEDTFWKTENTTQLKPLNSRKSIYPWIEFNLLQDHYTTLTNFHSIKRTEDINLGRNFSASLGYSPSSWSDDESRYIFHVRSENAFKFDKELIAVSGSVSGHYLKDSSTTKNLSANFNGEYYHFSTSDRVFFAGVNYNLLKNPYIENQLFLGGDTGMRGYPVRFQTGDRNAVLKLEQRYYTDQYWWKLIRVAGAVFTDIGRSWGKQSPLANATSQKTPWLANIGAGLRLTPSRADANHVIHIDLAVPLTEREHADSVRFMVSVKNSF; this comes from the coding sequence ATGCTTAAATTAGCCGACAAGGAGTCCTACACATTGCGCAGCGGTATACTTATCATTTCTTTATTATTTGCAGCTTCCGCATTTGCCGCCACAGCAAAGGATGAACCGCGCGCCAAAACTCTTTCAACCGTAAAGCAGCAATGCCAATGGCACTTAAAAGTTCCAGTGCCAGACAGTGAATTTCAGACACCACCCATCGAGATCCCAAAATTTCTCGACGGCAAAAAGATAGGCGACATTCAATACACCCGCTACAACGTATTCAGTGATGATGATTCTGTCTCTCTAAACTGGCTCTATCAATGGCTTAATGGCATTCATACCGTCACCAAAGAAAAAGTAATTGAGCAGGAATTGTCATTTAAACGCGGCGAATCTTTCAGTGAAGTCAAAGTACGAGAATCTGAGCGCTTATTGCGCAATCAAAAATTCCTCTACGATGCCCGTATCGAGCCAGTTTCATTATGTAATGACACCGTCGACTTGCGCATTGCCACCCGAGATACTTGGTCAATTACGCCTGCCTTTAACGTCTCTCACAATGGCGATGAAACTAAAACGCGCGCATCTATTACAGAATCAAACTTTCTTGGCACAGGAAAACTGATATCGATTGCCCGTTCAAAAGACGATCAACGCAGTGAATTCGCGTTTATTTATCGCGATCCCAATGTTGGTGGTACACACATTCAAAATGAGTTAGAGATTAGCGATAACAGCGATGGTCACCGTCATTTTATCGCCATTAACAAGCCTTTTTACTCCTTCGCCAGTGTCGATAGCTATGGCGTAAGCTATCTCAACGAAAAACGCGAAGATCCGCTTTATTTGAACAAAGATAAACTCACTGACATTGGTCACGAACTCAAGCACTATTCGGCCTATTGGGGGCACTCAAATGGTTATCACAAAGACAAAACAACGCGCTGGCGTTACGGCGTTAGTTTTGTCGAAGACACTTTTTGGAAAACCGAAAACACCACGCAATTAAAGCCGCTTAACTCGCGTAAAAGTATCTACCCGTGGATTGAATTTAATCTGTTGCAAGATCACTACACCACCCTAACCAACTTTCATTCAATCAAGCGCACCGAAGACATCAACCTTGGCCGCAACTTCTCCGCTAGCCTTGGTTATAGCCCATCATCGTGGAGCGATGACGAGTCGCGTTACATCTTTCATGTGCGTTCTGAAAATGCCTTTAAATTTGATAAAGAGCTAATTGCAGTATCAGGCAGTGTAAGCGGTCACTACCTCAAAGACAGCAGTACAACGAAAAACCTCAGTGCCAACTTTAACGGCGAGTATTATCACTTTTCCACCTCAGATCGCGTATTCTTTGCTGGCGTTAACTACAATTTACTGAAAAATCCATATATTGAAAATCAACTATTTCTCGGTGGCGATACCGGTATGCGTGGGTATCCAGTGCGCTTTCAAACTGGCGATAGAAACGCCGTGTTGAAACTAGAACAGCGCTACTACACCGATCAGTACTGGTGGAAACTGATCCGCGTCGCCGGAGCCGTATTTACCGACATTGGCCGTAGTTGGGGCAAACAAAGTCCATTAGCCAATGCGACTTCGCAAAAAACACCATGGCTGGCAAATATTGGTGCAGGCCTACGGTTAACACCAAGTCGCGCCGATGCTAATCACGTTATTCACATTGATTTGGCCGTCCCCCTCACCGAGCGAGAACACGCCGATAGCGTGCGTTTTATGGTCAGTGTTAAAAACTCGTTTTAA
- a CDS encoding NYN domain-containing protein has product MKKVAIFVDVQNIYYTTRDTYGRPFNYRQFWFGIAQEYEIVAAYAYAIDKDDVSQQKFQSALRHIGFNVKLKPFIQRRDGSAKGDWDVGITIDVLKHAPDVDEVILLSGDGDFAILLDELRDTHQVSSQVFGVLDLTAGALIEAADEYTPIEKRHLL; this is encoded by the coding sequence TTGAAAAAAGTCGCTATCTTCGTTGATGTCCAAAATATTTATTACACCACTAGAGATACTTACGGTAGGCCGTTTAATTATCGTCAGTTTTGGTTTGGTATTGCACAAGAATATGAGATTGTCGCCGCTTATGCCTATGCAATTGATAAAGACGATGTATCACAACAGAAGTTTCAAAGTGCGCTGCGTCATATTGGGTTTAACGTTAAATTAAAACCCTTTATTCAGCGCCGTGATGGCAGTGCAAAGGGCGATTGGGACGTTGGAATTACCATTGATGTGCTTAAACACGCGCCTGATGTCGATGAAGTGATTTTGTTATCGGGCGATGGTGATTTTGCCATTTTGCTTGATGAGCTGCGCGATACTCACCAAGTTTCTAGTCAGGTGTTTGGCGTGTTAGATCTCACAGCTGGTGCGCTGATTGAAGCTGCTGATGAATACACGCCGATTGAAAAACGCCATTTACTGTAA
- a CDS encoding N-acetyltransferase, whose translation MNITIRKEHPNDIQAIHDVTVSAFLNAPHTGHTEQFIVKALREARVLSISLVAEVESQIVGHIALSPVTISDGSMDWYGLGPISVIPEYQGKGVGSVLMKEAIAALKALNANGCVLLGDHNYYKRFGFAPKDGLILPEVPAEYFQALVLQGELPKGNVAYHDAFLATA comes from the coding sequence TTGAACATCACCATAAGAAAAGAACATCCAAACGACATTCAAGCGATTCATGACGTAACTGTTTCTGCGTTCCTAAACGCGCCACACACAGGCCATACTGAGCAGTTTATTGTAAAAGCGCTACGTGAAGCTCGTGTTCTTTCAATCTCGCTTGTGGCAGAAGTCGAGAGCCAAATTGTTGGCCACATTGCCCTCTCCCCAGTGACGATTTCTGACGGTTCAATGGATTGGTATGGACTAGGCCCGATATCCGTTATCCCTGAATATCAAGGAAAAGGCGTCGGTTCAGTATTAATGAAAGAAGCTATTGCAGCATTAAAAGCCCTTAATGCCAATGGTTGTGTATTGCTGGGCGATCACAACTATTACAAGCGCTTTGGCTTTGCCCCTAAAGATGGATTAATTTTACCAGAGGTGCCAGCAGAGTATTTCCAAGCATTGGTACTGCAAGGCGAATTACCGAAAGGAAATGTTGCTTATCACGATGCGTTTTTAGCAACAGCGTAG
- a CDS encoding acyl-CoA thioesterase, with protein MISDPQILERLDKSQSRITKAVFPFTTNHHDTLFGGQALAWMDEAAFIAATRFCRKRLVTVSSDKIDFKHPIPGGSLVELIGQVIHVGNTSIKVEVNIYVEDMYHDHREKAITGTFSFVAVDESGKPTPVLPVE; from the coding sequence ATGATTTCAGATCCGCAAATTTTAGAGCGCCTCGATAAGAGTCAATCGCGCATCACCAAAGCCGTATTCCCATTTACCACTAACCACCACGACACGCTATTTGGCGGTCAAGCACTAGCTTGGATGGACGAAGCCGCCTTTATCGCCGCCACCCGTTTTTGTCGCAAACGTTTAGTTACCGTATCGTCGGATAAGATTGACTTCAAACACCCGATCCCCGGCGGCAGCTTGGTAGAGTTAATTGGTCAAGTGATCCACGTAGGTAACACCAGTATTAAAGTGGAAGTGAATATTTACGTTGAAGACATGTACCACGACCACCGCGAGAAAGCCATTACAGGTACTTTTAGCTTCGTTGCTGTTGACGAAAGTGGGAAACCAACACCAGTTTTACCAGTGGAATAA